Below is a genomic region from Treponema sp. OMZ 798.
CTCCTTTTAAAAGTGCATAGTGTACCTTGCGCATCGGGTCTTCCTTAGTTTTCCCTTCAACTTCTTTAATTTTAAACCGGGCAGTTTTGTCTATCGTGCCTAAAAAAATGCCCGTTCCGCCCGCCTGATTCGGGTTTAAAATTTCTTCGGCCTTTGAAGAAACAAATAAAAAGCTCGTTTTTTTTCGGGCAAAGTCTCCGGCTAAAATTCGGCGGCCCGTTTCGAGGGCTTCCTTTTTATTGTTTTCCCAATTGTCGATTACATGGCGGTAGGCCGAAACTACGGTTCCCACATATTCGGCGCTCTTCATTCTTCCTTCTATTTTAAATGAAGAAACTCCGGCCTTTATAAGATCGGGAACATAGTCGATGAGCTGCAAATCATGGGGAGAAAAATAATAGCCGTCTTTGTCGCCCTGAGGAGTGTGGGCCGTATAAAGTCTTCGGCAGGCTTGGGCGCACATTCCGCGGTTCGCCGATTTTCCTCCGAGGTATGAGGAAAACATACAAAGCCCCGATTGGCATACGCAGAGGGCTCCGTGCACAAAGACTTCAAGCTCACAGGAGGTGTTTAAGTTTACTTCTTCGATTTCCTTTAATGAAAGCTCCCGGGCTAAAACAACCCGTGATATTCCGAAGCGGCTCAAAGCATTCGCAGCCTTGGCAGAAGCTATATTCATCTGGGTTGAGGCGTGAAGCTTTAATTTTGGAAAATGTGTTTTAGCCATTTGAACGACACCCAAATCTTGAACAATGATGCCGTCAGGCCCAATCGAGTCAAGGTATTTTAAAAAGCGGTACATCTTTTCGGTTTCTTCTTCGGTTAAAACCGTATTTACCGTAACATAGACCTTTTTATTCCTTTTATGGAGACTGTCTACGGTTGCCTCAAATTGGCTCCATGCAAAATTGGAGGAGCGCATACGCGCATTAAAAGTTTTTAAGCCTAAATATACGGCATCGGCTCCTTCGTTTGTGGCGGCATCAAGGGCTTCAGTATTCCCTGCCGGAGCTAAAAGTTCTATGTTCATGTTTATACCTCTAGCCCCATTGTACCACATTTTACAAAAAAAATCAGGTGGCAAAAAAAGATGCATTTAAACCGAATGTTGACAAATCTATATAGGTTTGCTAAACTAAGATATAATTCATTTTTGCCATAAAAAACTAACCGGAGATACTCTGAATGGAAAAATTTGATTTAATCAATTTAGTAAAAACTGGCCAAGTATCCATTGAGCTATATTTTGCTATATGTTTAGGATTATGTTTATTATTTATATCTTATCTACTGAATAATAGACATAACATATTTTATCATAATTTTTTTTATTTGGCCATTATATTTGTAATGTCTTTTAGTTTTTTTATTGCAAGTCTTTTAAATATAAAAATATTTTTAAATGTGGAAATGAATATATTTATCCGCATATTCATTATGGTTATCTCTCTATTATTAATGTTTATAAGCATAAAAAGTGTATTTGAAAAATACTATATTAGAGACAACAGCTTAATTATCATTCGAAACTTTAAAAAAAGAGAAATAAATATTCAAAATATATACAGAATAATTTATGATTATAAAGGAGACTCTGACGGATTTTTTAAGATATGTTTAACTAATAATGAAAATATTGTTATAAGTCACAGTATTAAAAATTTAGATAAGCTAATGGAAATTATAAAGAGAAAAAATCCTCAAATACTATATGATATAAAAGATAAGAATATTCTTAGTAACATACTTAGAATATGTTTTGATACTATCTTTAATTTTTTTTGTTTTGTTGTATTTGTTTATTTTTTATTATATGTTATTGTAATTCTTAAAAATTTATTTGCATAAAGTATGCTTACACAAAATTTGAGTAAGTGAGGAGACTATGGTGAAAAACTACATTAAAAAGAAATGGCCTGTTTTTTTTGTGGGATTACCTATGAGTTTGGTATTATACCCATGGTTGATTATTCATTTTTCAACATCATTAAATGAATTCAATCTTGAGAATAAATTAATTTTAAAAGCAAATCAGGAAATAAATGCAATTTTAATTGATAGGGGTTCAGTAGGAGGTTCTTATTCTACTTATCGTTTTAAAGCAGAAACAGGAAAAAAATATCGTGCGCCTTTATCTCCTCCTTTAATAAGAGGTAAACTACCAAAACTTGGAGATCAAGTCCGAATATTAATACATCCGGAATTGGATTCGTGTTTAATAAAAACTATCAAGGATGATCAAATTTTTTCATATAAGGCTGTATTAATTGCGTATCTTGTAATTACTTGGCTATGTTTTATTCTTGTTGAATTAATGATTGTTGTAATTTTCCTTGATATGTTCGGTAAAATCAAAAACAACTAAAACTGCCGGCCGGCAAAACCTACACCGAGACCATTGCCTTAATCTTATTTCTGTCGGCTCTTAATTTTCTTAAAGCCCGCAGCTGGGTTTGGCGGATGGATTCTGCCGAAATGGAATATTTTTTTCCTAAGACTGCAAAGGGGATTGCTGTCATGATGCCGTCAAGGCCGTATCTGTTTTTTAAAACATCTTTTTCGCGGTCATTAAGTATTTCCAAACATTTATTTAATCTTTCTTTGAATTCTTTATCGACAACCTCTTCTTCAGGATTATAGGTATTGCATGGAATAAAATCATAAAGAGAGGAAGATGTTTCTTTATCAATAGGATCGTCTAGGCTGCATATTTCGGTATAATTAAAAGATTTTATTTGAGCTATAATATCTATTTTTTCGTTCATTATTTCTGCAAGCTGCTTATATGAAGGCGAAATTCCATACTTTATCTTATAATTTTCTTCTTCTTGGCGGACCTGTCTGATTAAAAGCTCTTTTCTTACAGGAAGTTTTATAGCCTTGTCTGCCGAATTTAAATATCGTAAAAAAGATTGTTTTATCCACCATGCGGCGTAGCTGGAAAAGCGTACCTTAAACGATTTTGAAAATTTCGAGGCAGCCTTCATCAATCCAATATTGCCTTCTTGTATTAGCTCCATAACTTGGGTTTCATTTGAGCTGAACTTTTTTGCCATCTTTATTACAAGCCTCAAGTTTGATGTGACAAGTGTCTCCAATGCTTCTTTGTTGCCTTTTTTTACTTTATCGGCTAATTCTGCTTCTTGTTCGGCTGATAAAAGAGGATATTTTTTGCTATCCTTAATGTATTGTAAAAGCAGATCTTCCGTCATAATTTATTACCTCATAAAGTTCTAAGCAAAAAATGTGCTAAGATTTGCTTTTTTTCTCGCGGAAATAATGGAGTTATTTAAATTTATGGATATTTTTAATTAGGAGTATTGATTTTTAATAAAAGATTGTATATTTTTGTATACATTAATATGTATACTTATGTATAACACCATCTATGCCGACAGCCTTAAAGCCTGTACCTGCTTTTTGCTCTATGATTTTTTTAGAATAAAGAAGTGCCGAAAGGGGAAATTTTCCTCCGCCTTCCGGAAGGTCTACAGCAAACTGAGGCCGCGACAAGCCTGAAAGCTTTGCTTCTGCTTTTTCCCAAAGCTCTAGGGCCTCACCTAAGGGAACTCGAAAATGGGAAGTCCCGGCTGCGGGATCTAGCTGAAAAAGATAGCCGGGTTTTATGCCCATGCAGGCAAGGCCGTGAAAAAGGTTGACTAAGGTTTTTTCGTTATCATTTACGCCTTTTAAAAGAACGGTTTGGCTTTGAATGGGTATACCGGCTTCAATGCAAGTCTTTAAAGCTCTTTTTTGCTCCTTTCCAAGCTCTGCAGGATGGTTTATATGGGGAATAAGCCATAGGGGGCTCACCTGTTTTAAAAGCCGTAAAAGTTTTCCCGTAAAAAGTTCGGGGGCAAATATCGGAGCCCTCGTACACAGCCTTATCAAAAGGTCATTTTTTATGGAGCGTAATTCTCTTAATACCCTTTCAAGCTTTTCAAAGCCTCCGCTTAAGGGATCGCCGCCTGAAACAAGGACCTCTGTAACCTGCGGATTTTTTTTGATATAGCCCGTAACTTCCTTTAATTCTTCAGCCCCAATGTAGTTTTGAGAGCGGGCTGTGAGTCCCCGTCTAAAGCAATAACGGCAATATGAAAGGCATGTACCCGTCGTTATAAGAAGCACCCTGTTTTCGTACTGGTGAACAAGATAAGGGCTTATGCAATATTTTTGCTCGCCGAGCGGGTCTGAGGTTTCGTAAGGACAGGCTGTTTTTTCATGGACGGAAGGCTCAACTTGAAGGCGCAAGGCCCTTGCATCTTGAGGCTCGGCTTCTTCTATCAA
It encodes:
- a CDS encoding RNA polymerase sigma factor RpoD/SigA, whose translation is MTEDLLLQYIKDSKKYPLLSAEQEAELADKVKKGNKEALETLVTSNLRLVIKMAKKFSSNETQVMELIQEGNIGLMKAASKFSKSFKVRFSSYAAWWIKQSFLRYLNSADKAIKLPVRKELLIRQVRQEEENYKIKYGISPSYKQLAEIMNEKIDIIAQIKSFNYTEICSLDDPIDKETSSSLYDFIPCNTYNPEEEVVDKEFKERLNKCLEILNDREKDVLKNRYGLDGIMTAIPFAVLGKKYSISAESIRQTQLRALRKLRADRNKIKAMVSV
- a CDS encoding KamA family radical SAM protein, giving the protein MREKNWREFSAAETADFEQPVLISSAFQKLIEEAEPQDARALRLQVEPSVHEKTACPYETSDPLGEQKYCISPYLVHQYENRVLLITTGTCLSYCRYCFRRGLTARSQNYIGAEELKEVTGYIKKNPQVTEVLVSGGDPLSGGFEKLERVLRELRSIKNDLLIRLCTRAPIFAPELFTGKLLRLLKQVSPLWLIPHINHPAELGKEQKRALKTCIEAGIPIQSQTVLLKGVNDNEKTLVNLFHGLACMGIKPGYLFQLDPAAGTSHFRVPLGEALELWEKAEAKLSGLSRPQFAVDLPEGGGKFPLSALLYSKKIIEQKAGTGFKAVGIDGVIHKYTY